One Paraglaciecola mesophila genomic region harbors:
- a CDS encoding MotA/TolQ/ExbB proton channel family protein, with product MNQLVKNIALTLLVTFTATTAMAADPLPKKESALDLDALLKQLEEGKFQQTTQNSQREKEFIAKRAEQDQMLRNAAKARDVALQTSENLETTFEENEFKLGDLNDALTKRLGSLKELFGVLQQVAGDTKSKFFNSVISAQIPNRAEFLDEMAQSMGSSSKLASIDEIERVWFEMQREMTESGKVTRFTTDVVEAGGAKVSKEVIRVGTFALVADGKYLDYEGATNSLGELIRQPAGRYTASAEALQASNGELVEFGLDPTGGSILKLLVQAPSLKERVEQGGLVGYIILIVGAIGLLLALERLISLTIIKTKVNKQLKSDKFTSNNPLGRVMQVRDKYPEADTESLELHLTEAILGEIPKLSRNLTIIKIISVVAPLMGLLGTVTGMINTFQAITLFGTGDPKLMAGGISTALVTTVLGLVVAIPMTLLYAMLNTRSKDVVFILQEQASGVIAERAERMEAKSTPSA from the coding sequence ATGAATCAATTAGTTAAAAATATCGCACTTACGTTGTTGGTTACATTCACGGCAACCACAGCCATGGCCGCTGATCCTCTGCCAAAGAAAGAGTCTGCTCTAGATTTAGACGCGCTTCTTAAGCAATTAGAGGAAGGTAAATTCCAACAGACAACGCAAAACAGTCAACGTGAAAAAGAGTTTATTGCTAAGCGTGCTGAACAAGATCAGATGTTACGCAACGCGGCGAAGGCGCGTGATGTTGCCTTACAAACATCTGAAAACTTAGAAACGACGTTCGAAGAAAACGAATTTAAATTAGGTGACTTGAACGATGCATTAACCAAGCGTTTAGGTTCACTAAAAGAATTATTTGGTGTGCTTCAGCAAGTTGCTGGTGATACCAAAAGCAAATTCTTTAACTCAGTTATATCTGCGCAAATTCCTAATCGCGCAGAGTTTTTAGACGAAATGGCGCAATCTATGGGCTCAAGCTCGAAGCTTGCTTCGATTGACGAAATTGAGCGTGTTTGGTTTGAAATGCAACGTGAAATGACTGAGTCAGGTAAAGTGACCCGCTTTACGACCGATGTAGTTGAAGCTGGTGGCGCCAAAGTCAGCAAAGAAGTCATTCGTGTGGGCACATTCGCATTGGTAGCTGACGGCAAGTATCTTGACTATGAAGGAGCAACGAACTCCCTAGGTGAGTTAATCCGTCAACCTGCTGGGCGTTACACTGCAAGTGCAGAAGCATTACAAGCTTCTAACGGTGAACTTGTTGAGTTCGGTTTAGACCCAACAGGCGGCTCTATTCTTAAATTGTTAGTGCAAGCACCAAGTTTAAAAGAACGTGTTGAGCAAGGTGGTTTAGTGGGTTACATCATCCTTATCGTGGGTGCGATTGGTTTGTTGTTAGCCTTAGAGCGTCTTATCAGCTTGACCATTATCAAAACAAAAGTGAATAAACAGCTTAAGTCTGACAAGTTCACCTCAAACAACCCGCTTGGTCGTGTTATGCAGGTACGTGATAAGTACCCAGAAGCGGATACAGAGTCCCTTGAGTTACACCTAACAGAAGCGATTTTAGGCGAAATTCCTAAATTGTCTCGCAACCTGACCATCATCAAGATCATCTCAGTAGTTGCGCCTCTTATGGGTCTATTGGGTACGGTAACCGGTATGATTAACACCTTCCAAGCAATTACTTTGTTCGGTACAGGTGACCCTAAATTAATGGCCGGTGGTATCTCGACTGCGTTGGTAACAACGGTACTTGGTTTGGTTGTCGCTATCCCGATGACATTGCTCTACGCAATGTTAAACACACGCTCTAAAGACGTGGTATTTATTCTACAAGAGCAAGCGTCAGGCGTAATTGCCGAGCGAGCTGAGCGTATGGAAGCAAAGTCAACACCAAGCGCCTAA
- a CDS encoding tetratricopeptide repeat protein has protein sequence MMSVRSKKNNHLSCRLLGLTLCAVVGLGVSVTPMAMKSAQAQEASKRETRRTPALRVKVYDQLSRSQKLADEGKTDEALEALENVKSKASSMNSYELAMMYNFYGFIYYNVERFDEAITAFETVVEQQPIPESFELSTLFSLAQLHMMRGNFDKTVSFLERWETLNASVNPNSEIPAKNYVLKAQAMYQQKSYDKASGYINKAIEIVEAQDDIPDENWYVLQRAVYYELKQPEKVKDVLLKLVKHFDEPKYWVQLGGMYGELGEEKKQLAILETAYQQGYIESGSDMFNLAQLYYYHQMPFKGARLIEQGFESGALDKNLKNLKFLSQCWVLAKENEEAVPIMKAAADLSDDGELDAQLGQIYLNMEKWQQAISASEAALAKGGLRNEGTVHLVKGMAFFNVGQYNDALNELAEAEKFKSSRGMAQQWSKFVETEKVSAEKLTVSLSQ, from the coding sequence ATGATGAGCGTAAGAAGTAAAAAAAATAACCATCTATCATGCAGGCTTTTAGGGCTCACTTTATGTGCTGTTGTTGGTCTTGGCGTGAGTGTCACACCAATGGCTATGAAAAGTGCCCAGGCACAAGAGGCAAGCAAGCGAGAAACGCGACGTACACCTGCGCTAAGGGTGAAAGTGTATGACCAGCTTTCTCGTTCGCAAAAATTAGCTGATGAAGGTAAAACTGACGAAGCTTTAGAAGCGTTAGAAAATGTAAAAAGCAAAGCCAGTTCGATGAACAGTTACGAACTTGCCATGATGTACAATTTCTATGGCTTCATTTACTACAATGTTGAGCGTTTTGATGAGGCGATCACTGCTTTTGAAACCGTGGTAGAGCAACAGCCAATACCAGAATCGTTTGAATTGAGTACCTTATTCAGTTTGGCGCAGCTGCACATGATGCGTGGAAACTTCGATAAGACGGTATCTTTTTTAGAGCGCTGGGAAACGTTAAATGCATCGGTTAACCCCAACAGTGAAATACCGGCTAAAAACTACGTGTTAAAAGCGCAAGCCATGTATCAACAGAAGTCTTACGATAAAGCGTCAGGTTACATCAACAAAGCGATCGAAATTGTTGAAGCGCAAGATGATATCCCAGACGAAAATTGGTATGTACTTCAGCGTGCGGTTTATTACGAGTTGAAACAGCCTGAGAAGGTTAAAGACGTACTCCTAAAACTGGTCAAACACTTTGATGAGCCTAAATATTGGGTCCAACTCGGTGGCATGTATGGCGAGTTAGGGGAAGAGAAAAAGCAACTGGCTATTCTTGAAACTGCTTACCAACAAGGCTATATCGAAAGTGGTTCTGATATGTTTAATCTTGCTCAGCTGTATTATTACCACCAAATGCCCTTTAAGGGCGCGCGCTTAATCGAGCAAGGCTTTGAAAGTGGCGCACTTGACAAAAACCTCAAAAATTTGAAGTTTCTGTCACAATGTTGGGTGCTGGCAAAAGAGAACGAAGAGGCCGTGCCGATTATGAAAGCGGCGGCAGACTTGTCTGATGATGGTGAATTAGATGCACAGCTTGGGCAAATTTACTTAAACATGGAAAAGTGGCAGCAAGCGATCAGTGCCTCAGAAGCGGCGCTGGCGAAAGGTGGCTTACGTAACGAAGGCACAGTGCATTTGGTTAAAGGCATGGCGTTCTTTAATGTTGGGCAATACAACGATGCCTTGAATGAATTGGCTGAAGCCGAAAAATTCAAAAGCAGCAGAGGTATGGCGCAGCAGTGGTCTAAGTTTGTGGAAACTGAAAAAGTCAGTGCTGAAAAGCTGACAGTATCATTATCACAATAA
- a CDS encoding ExbD/TolR family protein: MKQHFQNMMDEEEAAIDMTPMLDVVFIMLIFFIVTASFVKEAGIDVNRPEAATAVKKDRANILVAISDKGEIWINKRKIDVRAVQANIERLHAENPQGTVVIQADKKATTETLIKVMDASRAAGITDVSIAAQEP, translated from the coding sequence ATGAAACAACATTTTCAAAATATGATGGATGAAGAAGAAGCAGCAATCGACATGACGCCGATGCTAGACGTGGTATTTATCATGTTGATCTTCTTTATCGTAACCGCATCTTTCGTAAAAGAAGCGGGTATCGATGTGAACCGCCCGGAAGCTGCCACAGCAGTTAAAAAAGACCGCGCTAATATTCTGGTGGCTATCAGCGACAAGGGCGAAATTTGGATTAACAAACGTAAAATCGATGTGCGTGCGGTACAAGCTAACATCGAGCGTCTTCATGCTGAAAACCCGCAAGGTACTGTGGTAATCCAGGCAGACAAGAAAGCAACAACCGAAACCTTAATAAAGGTCATGGATGCTTCTCGCGCTGCAGGTATTACTGACGTTTCTATTGCAGCTCAAGAGCCCTAG
- a CDS encoding MotA/TolQ/ExbB proton channel family protein, which translates to MLEFFEAIRDFTETGGQVLLVIGFLIFVMWLLILERALYVFIWHKAYKKETIAAWNARADRRSWNAEQIRQAMISRVSLRLGAGIPIIQALVALCPLLGLMGTVTGMIEVFDVMAISGSGNARSMASGVSKATIPTMAGMVGALSGVFASTWLARTTKSERTHLEDALTIERK; encoded by the coding sequence ATGTTGGAATTTTTTGAAGCAATACGTGATTTTACTGAAACAGGTGGCCAAGTTCTCTTGGTCATCGGGTTTCTCATATTCGTCATGTGGTTGCTCATCCTCGAACGCGCGTTGTACGTATTTATCTGGCACAAAGCATACAAAAAAGAAACCATTGCTGCTTGGAATGCCCGTGCTGATCGTCGTTCTTGGAATGCAGAGCAAATTCGCCAAGCGATGATTTCACGAGTTAGCCTGCGTTTAGGGGCTGGTATTCCGATCATTCAAGCGCTGGTAGCCTTGTGTCCTTTATTGGGCTTAATGGGTACCGTCACCGGTATGATTGAAGTGTTTGACGTGATGGCAATTTCAGGCTCAGGTAATGCCCGCTCAATGGCATCAGGTGTATCTAAAGCAACCATTCCTACTATGGCAGGTATGGTCGGCGCGTTATCCGGAGTATTTGCCTCCACGTGGTTAGCGCGCACAACGAAATCAGAACGTACGCATCTAGAAGACGCATTGACAATAGAGCGCAAGTAG
- the ahpF gene encoding alkyl hydroperoxide reductase subunit F encodes MLDAKLKGQLATYLENLTSQVELRIAVDEQHQAKKSAEISDLANDIAELSPLVKVVAQSKNDVRKPSMEVVSVKNNTSITFAGVPMGHEFTSLVLALLNSGGHPVKISEEQVTEIKALSGSYQFETYVSLSCQTCTGVVQALNVLSVINPNITNTMIDGSLFQDEVNERNIMSVPSVYLNGELFTQGAVTIDKILSKIDPHADAKQAESLNDKDPYDMLIVGGGPAGAAAAIYAARKGIRTGIVAEKFGGQVTDTMAIENFISVKATEGPKLVTGLEQHVKDYNVDIMDNNKAVKLSKDGLINIELENGAMLSSKTVMLATGARWREMNVPGEQQYRGAGVAYCPHCDGPLFKGKRVAVIGGGNSGIEAALDLANIVEHVTVLEFDTKLRADEVLQRKAKAAKNIDIILNAMTTEVLGDGKRVTGLTYQDRVSQESKHVELAGIFVQIGLVPNSEWLKGDIALTPRGEIEVGQRGETSIEGVFAAGDVTTAPYKQIIIAMGDGANAALGAFDYLLRAPSVESANDSEKAA; translated from the coding sequence ATGTTAGACGCAAAATTAAAAGGCCAATTGGCCACCTATTTAGAAAACCTCACTTCACAAGTGGAGTTACGTATCGCTGTTGATGAGCAACATCAAGCAAAAAAATCAGCAGAAATAAGCGACCTTGCCAATGACATTGCTGAATTATCACCCTTAGTCAAGGTGGTAGCGCAGAGCAAAAATGATGTTCGAAAACCATCGATGGAAGTCGTTTCTGTTAAAAACAATACCTCCATTACCTTTGCAGGGGTACCAATGGGACACGAGTTCACCTCGTTAGTATTGGCTCTGTTAAATAGTGGTGGTCACCCGGTAAAAATCAGCGAAGAGCAAGTGACCGAAATTAAGGCGCTCTCTGGTTCTTATCAATTTGAGACATACGTTTCGTTGAGCTGTCAGACATGCACAGGGGTAGTGCAAGCATTAAACGTGTTGTCTGTTATTAACCCGAATATTACCAACACCATGATCGATGGTTCGTTATTTCAAGACGAAGTTAATGAACGCAATATTATGTCGGTCCCGAGTGTGTACTTAAATGGCGAACTGTTCACCCAAGGTGCAGTAACCATAGACAAAATTCTAAGCAAAATTGACCCGCACGCTGACGCAAAGCAAGCAGAGTCATTAAATGATAAAGACCCTTACGACATGCTCATTGTCGGTGGCGGGCCAGCTGGCGCTGCAGCGGCTATTTATGCTGCACGTAAAGGTATTCGCACCGGCATTGTGGCTGAAAAGTTTGGCGGTCAAGTGACGGATACCATGGCCATTGAAAACTTTATTTCAGTGAAAGCCACCGAAGGTCCAAAGCTAGTTACCGGACTTGAGCAGCACGTCAAAGATTACAACGTGGACATCATGGATAACAACAAAGCGGTGAAGTTATCAAAAGACGGTTTGATCAATATCGAACTAGAAAATGGCGCGATGTTATCCAGCAAAACAGTGATGCTAGCCACGGGTGCAAGATGGCGTGAAATGAATGTACCAGGAGAGCAGCAATATCGTGGTGCAGGTGTCGCCTATTGCCCACACTGTGACGGGCCGTTATTTAAAGGCAAGCGAGTGGCGGTAATCGGAGGCGGTAACTCAGGTATAGAGGCCGCGCTAGATTTAGCGAATATCGTTGAACACGTCACCGTTCTTGAGTTTGATACTAAGTTGCGTGCAGATGAAGTTTTGCAACGTAAAGCCAAAGCAGCCAAGAATATCGACATTATTCTTAATGCCATGACCACAGAAGTGCTTGGCGATGGAAAGCGCGTAACAGGCTTAACCTATCAAGACCGCGTAAGCCAAGAAAGCAAACATGTTGAGTTGGCAGGTATCTTTGTTCAAATTGGTTTGGTGCCTAATAGTGAGTGGTTAAAAGGTGATATAGCGTTAACCCCACGTGGTGAAATAGAAGTCGGCCAACGCGGTGAAACTTCAATTGAAGGCGTATTTGCCGCAGGAGACGTCACTACCGCCCCCTATAAGCAAATCATCATTGCCATGGGCGATGGAGCAAATGCAGCCCTAGGCGCGTTTGATTACTTATTACGTGCGCCGTCAGTTGAAAGCGCAAATGACAGCGAGAAAGCCGCCTAA
- the ahpC gene encoding alkyl hydroperoxide reductase subunit C gives MTQSLINSKILPFKATAFKNGEFVDVSEKDIAGKWAIFMFYPADFTFVCPTELGDLADHYAKLQELGVEVYSVSTDTHFTHKAWHGSSDTINKIEFAMIGDPTGQITRNFGVMIEEDGLALRGTFVVNPEGEIKIAEIHDLGIGRSASELLRKVQAAQYVANHDGEVCPAAWQPGEETLTPSLDLVGKI, from the coding sequence ATGACACAATCTCTTATCAATAGCAAAATTTTACCTTTTAAAGCAACTGCGTTTAAAAACGGTGAGTTTGTTGACGTGTCTGAAAAAGACATCGCGGGTAAATGGGCAATCTTTATGTTTTACCCAGCCGATTTCACCTTTGTATGCCCGACCGAGTTAGGCGATTTAGCTGACCACTACGCTAAATTGCAAGAGCTAGGTGTTGAGGTTTACTCAGTATCTACAGACACGCATTTCACTCACAAAGCGTGGCATGGCAGCTCAGACACAATCAACAAAATTGAATTCGCGATGATTGGCGACCCTACTGGTCAAATCACGCGTAACTTCGGTGTCATGATTGAAGAAGATGGCTTAGCGCTTCGCGGTACGTTTGTTGTTAACCCTGAAGGTGAAATCAAAATTGCTGAGATACATGACCTAGGTATCGGTCGTTCTGCAAGCGAGCTACTTCGTAAGGTACAAGCTGCGCAATACGTCGCCAACCATGACGGTGAAGTATGTCCAGCAGCATGGCAGCCAGGTGAAGAAACACTCACTCCTTCACTTGACCTAGTAGGCAAAATCTAA
- a CDS encoding energy transducer TonB, translated as MPRFLIAIILSAIVTLSLFFVMQSLIKSGGSALTEPPKGSVLDFVRVKKEEAAQKKDRKPKKPPKPETPPPAMEQPQMDSPTPNAEGSGLDFGADVNEGLSLDGGLALESGDGEYLPIVKVAPVYPRRALSRGIEGYVIVEFTVSKQGSVKNPFVVDAQPADLFNQAAIDAALKFKYKPRVVNGEPAEVAGVQNRITFQIDG; from the coding sequence ATGCCTAGATTCCTGATAGCGATAATTCTGTCAGCCATTGTGACCTTGAGTTTGTTCTTCGTCATGCAATCGCTGATAAAAAGCGGTGGCAGTGCGTTAACTGAGCCACCAAAGGGCAGTGTGCTGGATTTTGTGCGGGTCAAAAAAGAAGAAGCTGCACAGAAAAAAGATCGTAAGCCTAAAAAGCCACCTAAGCCTGAAACACCGCCACCCGCGATGGAGCAGCCACAGATGGACTCGCCAACACCCAATGCAGAAGGCAGTGGGTTAGACTTTGGTGCAGACGTGAATGAAGGTTTGTCCCTTGACGGTGGATTAGCACTTGAATCAGGTGATGGTGAGTATTTACCTATAGTTAAGGTGGCACCTGTGTATCCGCGTCGTGCTTTATCACGGGGAATAGAAGGCTACGTGATTGTTGAATTTACGGTATCTAAGCAAGGGTCAGTTAAAAACCCCTTTGTCGTAGATGCTCAGCCAGCTGACCTATTCAATCAGGCCGCTATTGACGCTGCACTTAAATTTAAATACAAACCGCGGGTAGTAAACGGTGAGCCAGCAGAAGTGGCAGGCGTTCAAAACCGTATTACTTTCCAGATTGACGGTTAA
- a CDS encoding DUF3450 domain-containing protein, translating into MKSTTTLSASLLSVSLLLSASGYAQEDAYLKPAVEKATEINDSAANSQKKINKINDQIDNKLQQFKAINKETEGLEVYNTQLRKQIENQVQEMADLNAAIDDVSVIERQITPLMMRMIDGLEQFIALDVPFLAQERANRIAGLKSMMDKADVAPSEKFRRVMEAYQVEMDYGRTLEAYAGLQNIDGQERNVDFLRVGRTALIYQTRDASMQGMWNAQTRQWDALPSSYRTQVTKGLRMAKKQMAPDLLMLPVAITD; encoded by the coding sequence ATGAAGTCTACCACTACGTTATCAGCCAGCTTACTCAGTGTAAGTTTGCTTTTATCTGCATCTGGCTACGCCCAGGAAGATGCATACCTGAAGCCAGCTGTTGAAAAAGCGACAGAAATCAATGACTCGGCTGCTAACTCTCAGAAAAAAATCAATAAGATTAATGATCAAATTGATAATAAATTGCAGCAGTTCAAAGCCATTAACAAAGAGACTGAAGGCTTAGAGGTTTATAACACCCAGCTACGCAAGCAAATTGAGAATCAAGTACAGGAAATGGCCGACCTTAACGCTGCGATTGATGATGTCAGTGTTATTGAACGTCAAATTACGCCCTTGATGATGCGCATGATCGATGGCCTTGAACAGTTTATTGCTCTTGATGTGCCTTTCTTAGCGCAAGAGCGTGCTAATCGTATCGCTGGTTTGAAAAGCATGATGGACAAAGCTGATGTTGCACCATCAGAAAAATTTCGCCGTGTGATGGAAGCTTACCAAGTTGAAATGGATTACGGGCGCACGCTTGAAGCATACGCGGGTTTACAAAACATCGACGGCCAAGAGCGCAACGTTGACTTTTTACGTGTCGGGCGCACTGCGCTAATTTACCAAACGCGTGACGCAAGCATGCAAGGTATGTGGAACGCACAAACTCGTCAGTGGGATGCACTACCGTCAAGCTACCGCACACAAGTGACTAAGGGCCTACGTATGGCCAAAAAACAAATGGCACCAGACTTACTGATGTTGCCTGTAGCGATCACAGATTAA
- a CDS encoding TonB-dependent receptor, which translates to MTNFHKAALAVCIQGALFSQSLHAQETPAAQEKGLEQITVTAQKRTQSIQEVPISIATLNGERFESIFSGGDDILALAVRVPGLYAESSNGRVAPRFYIRGLGNTDFDLAASQPVSIVMDDVVKENVILKSFPLFDVQQVEVIRGPQGTLFGRNTTAGIVKFDTAKPTEDFDAYAKMSVGNLGTLNFEGAVGGGLAEDLSGRFSVLSQDRDDWIDNGFTGEKDALGGFDEKAWRGQLLYTPTEDFSALLNVHGRELDGTASVFRANVFTKGSNDLNQNFDRDKVYYDGDIDGDGADNNPQEYENYGASLKLEFGLENMSITSITAYEEAEGSSLGDIDGGVYTNDLTTPVPDGLTSATFNSGFEDVLTFPGTIGFGAVTQDKLDDLEQFTQEIRFASETDDALSWQTGAFYYDSSFNVTSIDGYFGATTVFHENTTWAVFGQTTYEVNERLNVTGGIRYTYDEKSLRVGEQNVNGFALVTGDASVQEYDDIDVDDGQISWELSANYKINGDTSVFARLANGFRAQSIQGRDVAFEGTPSVADAETINSIEFGFKSDLLDNTLRLNAATFYYQIDDMQFSAIGGGANNVALVNADKGVGYGFEVDAQYIANDYLTLTAGYSYNKTEIKDDSLTLLPCGTNEAFGSTGNCTVLDPRPNGFNAVIDGNPFPQAPETIFTFTARYAVPVGNDGEFFAFTDWAYQGDTNLFLYESVEFQTDGNVEGGLRIGYENFEHNYTVALFGRNITDEENVKGAIDFNNLTGIVNQPRIFGIEAKVSFY; encoded by the coding sequence ATGACCAATTTTCACAAAGCAGCATTAGCCGTCTGTATCCAAGGTGCTTTATTTAGCCAATCTCTTCACGCGCAAGAAACACCAGCAGCACAAGAGAAAGGCCTAGAGCAAATCACGGTTACAGCGCAAAAACGTACGCAAAGTATTCAAGAAGTGCCAATTTCAATCGCTACCTTAAACGGTGAACGTTTTGAAAGCATATTTTCAGGTGGTGACGACATTCTCGCCTTAGCAGTGCGAGTACCAGGCTTGTACGCCGAATCGTCTAATGGCCGAGTGGCCCCACGTTTCTACATTCGTGGATTAGGCAATACCGATTTCGATTTAGCCGCGTCTCAACCTGTTTCCATTGTGATGGATGATGTGGTTAAAGAGAATGTTATTTTAAAGAGCTTCCCTTTGTTCGACGTTCAACAAGTAGAAGTGATTCGTGGGCCCCAAGGCACCTTATTTGGTCGCAACACGACAGCTGGTATCGTCAAGTTTGATACCGCCAAACCTACCGAAGATTTTGACGCCTATGCCAAAATGAGCGTAGGTAACTTAGGCACTTTGAACTTTGAGGGTGCTGTTGGTGGCGGTCTAGCCGAAGACTTATCAGGTCGTTTCTCTGTGTTATCACAAGATCGTGATGACTGGATTGACAACGGCTTTACCGGTGAGAAAGACGCACTGGGCGGCTTTGATGAGAAAGCATGGCGTGGCCAATTGTTATATACCCCAACAGAAGATTTCTCTGCATTATTAAATGTACATGGCCGTGAACTAGACGGTACGGCATCGGTTTTTCGCGCCAACGTGTTCACTAAGGGGAGTAATGATCTAAACCAAAACTTCGATCGCGATAAAGTCTATTACGATGGCGATATTGATGGTGATGGAGCTGATAACAATCCGCAAGAATACGAAAACTATGGGGCTTCACTAAAGCTAGAGTTTGGCCTAGAGAACATGTCTATCACGTCAATCACCGCCTATGAAGAAGCTGAAGGATCTAGCTTAGGTGATATTGATGGTGGCGTATACACCAATGATTTAACCACACCAGTACCTGACGGATTAACCTCGGCAACCTTCAACTCAGGCTTTGAAGATGTCCTGACATTCCCAGGTACAATTGGTTTTGGTGCCGTGACCCAAGATAAACTAGACGACCTAGAGCAATTCACTCAAGAAATTCGTTTTGCAAGTGAAACGGATGATGCCCTAAGCTGGCAAACCGGTGCCTTTTACTATGATTCTTCATTCAATGTCACCAGTATTGACGGCTACTTTGGCGCGACCACAGTATTCCATGAAAACACCACTTGGGCTGTGTTTGGTCAAACGACTTATGAAGTCAATGAGCGATTAAATGTCACCGGTGGTATACGTTATACCTATGACGAAAAATCACTGCGCGTTGGCGAGCAAAATGTAAATGGTTTTGCCCTTGTTACCGGTGATGCAAGCGTTCAAGAATATGACGATATTGATGTTGACGACGGGCAAATTAGCTGGGAGTTAAGCGCAAACTACAAAATCAATGGTGATACCTCGGTATTTGCTCGCTTAGCCAATGGCTTTAGAGCGCAGTCTATACAAGGCCGTGATGTGGCGTTTGAAGGTACACCATCGGTAGCCGATGCTGAAACCATCAATTCAATTGAATTTGGCTTCAAATCTGATTTGCTAGACAACACCTTACGCCTAAACGCAGCAACTTTTTATTATCAAATCGATGATATGCAGTTCTCTGCCATCGGTGGTGGTGCGAACAACGTTGCCTTGGTCAATGCAGATAAAGGTGTGGGTTACGGGTTTGAAGTTGATGCACAGTATATTGCCAACGATTACCTGACGCTTACCGCGGGCTACAGCTACAACAAAACCGAAATTAAAGACGATTCATTAACCTTGCTACCCTGTGGTACCAATGAAGCATTTGGCTCTACGGGTAACTGTACTGTGCTAGATCCTCGCCCTAATGGCTTTAATGCGGTAATTGATGGCAACCCGTTCCCTCAAGCACCTGAAACTATCTTTACTTTTACGGCTCGCTACGCCGTGCCTGTGGGTAACGATGGTGAGTTCTTCGCGTTTACGGACTGGGCATACCAAGGCGACACCAACCTGTTCTTGTATGAATCTGTCGAGTTTCAAACGGATGGCAATGTGGAAGGTGGTTTACGTATTGGTTACGAGAACTTTGAACACAATTACACCGTTGCTTTATTCGGGCGAAACATCACCGATGAAGAGAATGTTAAAGGTGCTATCGACTTTAACAACCTAACCGGTATTGTGAATCAACCGCGTATCTTTGGTATTGAAGCGAAAGTCAGTTTTTACTAA